The following proteins come from a genomic window of Miscanthus floridulus cultivar M001 chromosome 2, ASM1932011v1, whole genome shotgun sequence:
- the LOC136536770 gene encoding uncharacterized protein — MELPAVLWSLRMTPSRATGYTSFFMVYGSKAVLPTDLDYGAPRVRAYNEQGVEASLEDAMDQLDEARDVTFLHSTKYQQALHRYHERRLRGWAFNVGDLVLHLVQSNKNRHKLSPLWEGPYIVMEVLRPGTYKLKTIDGRVFANA; from the coding sequence atggagcttcccgcggtgctctggagcttgaggatgacccctagccgGGCGACTGGCTACAcgtctttcttcatggtctatggttctaaggcagtcctcccaactgacctcgactacggagcaccGAGAGTCAGGGCATACAACGAGCAAGGGGTCGAGGCGTCCCTtgaggacgccatggaccagctcgaTGAAGCGCGTGATGTCACCTTCCTCCACtcgaccaagtaccagcaagcgttacacCGGTACCACGAGCGTCGATTGCGGGGTTGGGCATTCAACGTCGGGGATTTGGTGCTCCACCTTgttcagagcaacaagaaccgccacaagctctctccactgtgggaaggaccatacattgtcatggaggtgcttcgaccaggaacctacaagctcaagaccattgatGGTAGAGTCTTCGCCAACGCTTga